In one Streptomyces venezuelae genomic region, the following are encoded:
- a CDS encoding acyl-CoA dehydrogenase family protein, which yields MDFAFDARTEELRDKLLAFMDDHVYPAEAVADEQRAALASPWDTPAVVGELKAEARRQGLWNLFLPDAEHGAGLTNLQYAPLAEITGRSPQLAPTVLNCAAPDTGNMEVLAQFGSEAQRKQWLEPLLAGEIRSAFAMTEPEVASSDATNITTRIEREGDEYVISGRKWYISGAMNPDCKIFIVMGKTDPDGADIRRQQSMVLVPRDTPGLEVRRAMRVYGYEDHYHGGHAEVVLDRVRVPVANLIGEEGGGFAIAQARLGPGRIHHCMRLIGMAERAIELMCRRAVSRTAFGKPLAQQGVVQEWIADARVAVEQLRLLVLKTAWLMDTVGNKGAHTEIQSIKIATPRAVVDILDRAVQLHGAGGVSQDFPLAELWAAARTLRLADGPDEVHQRSLARRELKRYV from the coding sequence GTGGACTTCGCATTCGACGCCCGCACCGAAGAGCTCCGCGACAAGCTGCTCGCCTTCATGGACGACCACGTGTACCCGGCCGAGGCCGTCGCCGACGAGCAGCGCGCCGCGCTCGCCTCGCCGTGGGACACCCCCGCCGTGGTCGGCGAGCTGAAGGCCGAGGCGCGCAGGCAGGGGCTGTGGAACCTGTTCCTGCCCGATGCCGAGCACGGCGCCGGGCTCACCAATCTCCAGTACGCGCCGCTCGCCGAGATCACCGGCCGCTCACCCCAACTCGCCCCCACCGTGCTGAACTGCGCCGCGCCCGACACCGGCAACATGGAGGTGCTCGCGCAGTTCGGCAGCGAGGCGCAGCGCAAGCAGTGGCTGGAGCCGCTGCTCGCCGGTGAGATCCGCTCGGCGTTCGCGATGACCGAGCCGGAGGTCGCCTCCTCCGACGCCACGAACATCACGACGCGCATCGAGCGCGAGGGCGACGAGTACGTCATCAGCGGCCGCAAGTGGTACATCTCCGGGGCGATGAACCCGGACTGCAAGATCTTCATCGTGATGGGCAAGACCGACCCTGACGGCGCGGACATCCGCCGCCAGCAGTCGATGGTGCTGGTCCCGCGCGACACCCCCGGGCTCGAAGTCCGGCGCGCCATGCGGGTGTACGGCTACGAGGACCACTATCACGGCGGTCACGCCGAGGTCGTCCTCGACCGCGTCCGCGTCCCCGTGGCCAACCTGATCGGCGAGGAGGGCGGCGGCTTCGCCATCGCGCAGGCGCGGCTGGGCCCGGGCCGCATCCACCACTGCATGCGGCTGATCGGGATGGCGGAGCGCGCCATCGAGCTGATGTGCCGGCGGGCCGTGTCGCGTACGGCGTTCGGGAAGCCGCTCGCCCAGCAGGGCGTCGTGCAGGAGTGGATCGCCGACGCACGGGTCGCCGTCGAGCAGCTGCGCCTTTTGGTCCTGAAGACGGCGTGGCTGATGGACACCGTCGGCAACAAGGGCGCGCACACGGAGATCCAGTCCATCAAGATCGCGACGCCGCGCGCGGTGGTGGACATCCTCGACCGTGCGGTGCAGTTGCACGGGGCGGGGGGTGTCAGTCAGGACTTCCCGCTCGCGGAGCTGTGGGCCGCGGCGAGGACGCTGCGCTTGGCGGATGGTCCCGATGAGGTACACCAGCGATCGCTGGCGCGGCGCGAACTCAAACGGTACGTGTAG
- a CDS encoding phosphotransferase family protein, whose product MSSDHPPGLDLDQLRGHLDRERPGLVGGPLSARLIEGGRSNLTYAVTDGTSRWVVRRPPLGHVLATAHDMKREHRVIAALHPTDVPVPAPVLLCEDETVIGSPFYVMEFVDGTPYRTAEELAPLGPERTREAVLGLVDTLVDLHAVDPAAVGLGDFGRPEGFLDRQLRRWGKQLDASRNRELAGIDELHAALGRSLPDSPAPTVIHGDYRLDNVLMGDDGRIRAILDWEMSTLGDPLTDLGLLVMYSAKLEVPESPVSTTAGAPGHPDPAELIERYAARSGRDVSAVSWYTAFAWFKLAVILEGIHYRYTLGQTVGAGFDRIGELVPVFVRHGLTTLQEG is encoded by the coding sequence ATGAGCTCAGACCACCCGCCGGGCCTCGACCTCGACCAGTTGCGCGGCCACCTCGACCGCGAGCGGCCCGGCCTGGTCGGCGGCCCGCTCTCCGCCCGGCTCATCGAGGGCGGCCGGTCCAACCTCACGTACGCCGTCACGGACGGCACCTCCCGCTGGGTGGTCCGGCGCCCGCCGCTTGGCCACGTCCTCGCGACCGCGCACGACATGAAGCGCGAGCACCGGGTGATCGCGGCACTGCATCCCACGGACGTGCCGGTGCCCGCGCCCGTCCTGCTCTGCGAGGACGAGACGGTCATCGGGTCGCCGTTCTACGTGATGGAGTTCGTGGACGGAACCCCGTACCGCACCGCGGAGGAGCTGGCGCCGCTCGGCCCCGAGCGCACCCGTGAGGCGGTGCTCGGCCTCGTCGACACCCTCGTCGACCTGCACGCCGTCGACCCGGCGGCCGTCGGGCTCGGCGACTTCGGTCGGCCGGAGGGCTTCCTCGACCGGCAGCTGCGCCGTTGGGGCAAGCAGCTCGACGCCTCCCGCAACCGCGAGCTCGCCGGCATCGACGAACTGCACGCGGCGCTCGGACGCTCGCTCCCCGACTCCCCCGCGCCCACCGTCATCCACGGCGACTACCGCCTGGACAACGTCCTCATGGGCGACGACGGCCGGATCAGGGCCATCCTCGACTGGGAGATGTCCACGCTCGGCGATCCGCTCACCGACCTGGGCCTGCTCGTGATGTACAGCGCGAAGCTGGAGGTGCCCGAATCCCCCGTCAGCACCACGGCGGGCGCGCCGGGCCACCCGGACCCGGCCGAGCTGATCGAGCGGTACGCCGCACGCTCGGGGCGCGACGTGTCGGCCGTCTCCTGGTACACGGCGTTCGCGTGGTTCAAGCTCGCCGTGATCCTGGAGGGCATCCACTACCGCTACACACTCGGCCAGACGGTCGGCGCGGGCTTCGACCGGATCGGCGAGCTGGTGCCCGTGTTCGTCCGGCACGGGCTGACGACCCTTCAGGAAGGCTGA
- a CDS encoding class I adenylate-forming enzyme family protein — protein MPTGSPYAAKPWLARLNDAQRAPVHPAPSVPDAFRAAVERAPEHTALAYFDGRLTYRETDALSDSVAGHLAARGVARGDRVAILLQNTPHFVLALLGAWKAGATVVPVNPMYRTAEVRHVLADAGATALICSDRAWETYLRDTVAESPVRVVLTACQLDLQTRNDTRVLDFERLPVADDADDLVAVARRGLPAPADRALAPFDVALISYTSGTSGTPKGAMNTHGNITYNAERQRTGSGIPEGACYFAMAPLFHITGMVAQVAACIANAGTLALAYRFEAGVVLDAFAEHRPAYTVGPSTAFMALAAHPSVTRAHFDSFAMISSGGAPLPPALVEKFRASFGPYLHNGYGLTECTAPCASVPPGQEAPVDPVSGTLAVGVPGPETVVRILDDLGAEVPFGEHGEIVVRGPQVVPGYWQRPDATAEAFPDGELRTGDIGFMDPAGWLYVVDRKKDMINASGFKVWPREVEDVLYTHPAVREAAVVGVPDSYRGETVKAYVSLRPGSDTGPDDLTAYCKERLAAYKYPRAVEVLEELPKTTSGKILRRELRSRPTDSK, from the coding sequence ATGCCCACCGGGTCCCCGTACGCCGCCAAGCCCTGGCTGGCCCGGCTCAACGACGCCCAGCGCGCCCCCGTCCACCCCGCGCCCTCCGTGCCCGACGCGTTCCGTGCCGCCGTCGAGCGGGCCCCCGAACACACCGCGCTCGCCTACTTCGACGGACGCCTGACCTACCGCGAGACCGACGCCCTCAGCGACTCCGTCGCGGGACACCTCGCCGCGCGGGGCGTCGCACGCGGCGACCGCGTCGCGATCCTCCTGCAGAACACCCCGCACTTCGTGCTCGCGCTCCTCGGCGCCTGGAAGGCCGGCGCCACCGTCGTCCCCGTCAACCCCATGTACCGCACGGCGGAGGTGCGCCACGTCCTCGCCGACGCCGGAGCGACCGCACTGATCTGCTCCGACCGCGCCTGGGAGACGTACCTGCGCGACACCGTCGCCGAATCGCCGGTCCGCGTCGTCCTCACCGCCTGCCAGCTCGACCTCCAAACCCGGAACGACACCCGGGTCCTCGACTTCGAGCGCCTGCCCGTCGCCGACGACGCCGACGACCTCGTCGCCGTCGCACGCCGGGGACTCCCCGCCCCGGCCGACCGCGCCCTCGCCCCCTTTGACGTGGCGCTGATCAGCTATACCTCGGGCACCAGCGGCACCCCCAAGGGCGCCATGAACACCCACGGCAACATCACCTACAACGCGGAACGCCAGCGCACCGGATCCGGCATACCGGAAGGCGCCTGCTACTTCGCGATGGCGCCGCTCTTCCACATCACCGGCATGGTCGCGCAGGTCGCCGCCTGCATCGCCAACGCCGGAACGCTCGCGCTCGCCTACCGCTTCGAGGCCGGCGTGGTCCTCGACGCCTTCGCCGAGCACCGGCCCGCGTACACCGTCGGCCCCTCCACCGCCTTCATGGCGCTCGCCGCCCACCCCTCGGTGACCCGCGCCCACTTCGACTCCTTCGCGATGATCTCCTCCGGCGGCGCGCCGCTGCCCCCGGCCCTCGTCGAGAAGTTCCGCGCCTCCTTCGGCCCCTACCTCCACAACGGGTACGGCCTCACCGAGTGCACCGCCCCCTGCGCATCCGTGCCGCCCGGCCAGGAGGCCCCGGTCGACCCGGTCTCGGGCACCCTCGCCGTCGGCGTCCCGGGTCCCGAGACGGTCGTGCGCATCCTGGATGACCTCGGCGCTGAGGTGCCGTTCGGGGAGCACGGCGAGATCGTCGTCCGCGGCCCCCAGGTCGTCCCCGGCTACTGGCAGCGCCCCGACGCCACCGCCGAGGCCTTCCCCGACGGGGAACTGCGCACCGGCGACATCGGGTTCATGGACCCGGCGGGCTGGCTCTACGTCGTCGACCGCAAGAAGGACATGATCAACGCGTCCGGCTTCAAGGTGTGGCCCCGCGAGGTCGAGGACGTCCTCTATACCCACCCCGCGGTCCGCGAGGCGGCCGTCGTCGGTGTCCCCGACAGCTACCGCGGCGAGACCGTGAAGGCGTACGTCAGCCTCCGCCCCGGCAGCGACACAGGGCCCGACGACCTGACCGCGTACTGCAAGGAACGGCTCGCCGCGTACAAGTATCCGCGCGCGGTCGAGGTACTGGAGGAGTTGCCGAAGACGACAAGTGGGAAGATCCTCCGGCGGGAACTGCGTTCCCGCCCGACCGACAGCAAGTGA
- a CDS encoding TetR/AcrR family transcriptional regulator yields MARTTDGDGTPVPQRLLAAATRLFADQGYDRTSVQEIVEAAGVTKGALYHYFGSKDDLLHEVYARLLRVQQERLDAIADADAPVADRVRDAAADVVVSTIDNLDDASIFFRSMHHLGPEKNKQVRAERRRYHERFRALIEEGQESGVFSTATPADLVVDYHFGSVHHLSTWYRPEGPLSPQQVADHLADLLLRALRAP; encoded by the coding sequence GTGGCCAGAACGACGGACGGTGACGGCACGCCCGTCCCGCAGCGACTCCTCGCCGCCGCCACCAGGCTCTTCGCCGACCAGGGCTACGACCGCACGTCGGTCCAGGAGATCGTGGAGGCCGCCGGCGTCACCAAGGGCGCGCTCTACCACTACTTCGGCTCCAAGGACGACCTGCTCCACGAGGTCTACGCCCGGCTGCTCCGCGTCCAGCAGGAGCGGCTCGACGCCATCGCCGACGCGGACGCGCCGGTCGCCGACCGGGTGCGCGACGCGGCGGCGGACGTCGTGGTCAGCACGATCGACAACCTCGACGACGCGTCGATCTTCTTCCGCTCCATGCACCATCTCGGACCGGAGAAGAACAAGCAGGTCCGGGCGGAGCGGCGCCGCTACCACGAGCGGTTCCGGGCGCTGATCGAGGAGGGCCAGGAGTCGGGCGTCTTCTCCACGGCGACGCCGGCCGACCTGGTGGTGGACTACCACTTCGGCTCCGTCCACCACCTGTCCACGTGGTATCGCCCGGAGGGCCCGCTCTCTCCTCAACAGGTGGCCGACCACCTGGCCGACCTCCTCCTGAGGGCGCTGCGCGCCCCTTGA